In Nocardia asteroides, a single genomic region encodes these proteins:
- the rpsG gene encoding 30S ribosomal protein S7 gives MPRKGPAPKRPLINDPVYGSPLVTQLVNKILMDGKKSTAERIVYGALEQAREKTGTDPVVTLKRALDNVKPALEVKPRRVGGATYQVPIEVRPGRSNTLALRWLVNYSRARREKTMVERLANELLDASNGLGASVKRREDTHKMAESNRAFAHYRW, from the coding sequence ATGCCGCGCAAGGGTCCCGCTCCCAAGCGTCCGTTGATCAATGACCCGGTCTACGGGTCGCCGCTGGTCACCCAGCTGGTCAACAAGATCCTGATGGACGGTAAGAAGTCCACCGCCGAGCGCATCGTCTACGGCGCGCTGGAGCAGGCGCGGGAGAAGACCGGCACCGATCCGGTCGTCACCCTCAAGCGCGCGCTGGACAACGTCAAGCCCGCCCTCGAGGTCAAGCCGCGCCGCGTCGGTGGCGCCACCTACCAGGTGCCGATCGAGGTCCGCCCGGGCCGCTCCAACACCCTGGCGCTGCGCTGGCTGGTCAACTACTCGCGGGCACGCCGCGAGAAGACCATGGTGGAGCGGCTGGCCAACGAGTTGCTCGACGCCAGCAACGGCCTCGGCGCCTCGGTCAAGCGCCGCGAGGACACGCACAAGATGGCCGAGTCCAACCGGGCCTTCGCGCACTACCGCTGGTGA
- the rpsL gene encoding 30S ribosomal protein S12 has translation MPTINQLVRKGRRDKVAKTKTAALKGSPQRRGVCTRVYTTTPKKPNSALRKVARVRLTSAIEVTAYIPGEGHNLQEHSMVLVRGGRVKDLPGVRYKIIRGSLDTQGVKNRKQARSRYGAKKEKS, from the coding sequence ATGCCAACCATCAACCAGCTGGTCCGCAAGGGTCGCCGTGACAAGGTCGCCAAGACCAAGACCGCGGCGCTCAAGGGCAGCCCGCAGCGCCGTGGCGTGTGCACCCGGGTGTACACCACGACCCCCAAGAAGCCGAACTCCGCGCTCCGCAAGGTTGCGCGTGTTCGCCTGACCAGCGCGATCGAGGTCACGGCGTACATCCCCGGCGAAGGCCACAACCTGCAGGAGCACTCGATGGTGCTCGTCCGCGGCGGTCGTGTGAAGGACCTCCCCGGTGTGCGCTACAAGATCATCCGCGGCTCGCTCGACACCCAGGGCGTGAAGAACCGCAAGCAGGCCCGCAGCCGCTACGGCGCCAAGAAGGAGAAGAGCTGA
- a CDS encoding DUF3558 domain-containing protein has translation MRNGLRRGGAALAAALAVTAAVSGCGREIQGTPLGVGESQPVDTRLDKLLRECDILSHEQIGEAIGEGVTPEDSFFGAVCMWDLIGAPGGDGMATLNWYENGSLGNEKQTNNKLGYQTENVTVDSALVLQIRRPGDPDSCGMAASAPDNGVIGWWLNYRAGSSHPDPCESVRKLMALTLNLAR, from the coding sequence ATGCGAAACGGACTGCGCAGGGGCGGGGCGGCGCTCGCCGCCGCGCTCGCCGTGACCGCGGCGGTGAGCGGCTGCGGCCGGGAGATCCAGGGCACGCCGCTCGGGGTCGGCGAGAGCCAGCCGGTCGACACCAGGCTGGACAAGCTGCTCCGCGAGTGCGACATCCTGAGCCACGAGCAGATCGGCGAGGCGATCGGCGAGGGCGTCACCCCCGAGGACTCCTTCTTCGGCGCGGTCTGCATGTGGGATCTGATCGGCGCACCCGGCGGCGATGGAATGGCTACTCTGAACTGGTACGAGAACGGCTCGCTCGGCAACGAGAAGCAGACGAACAACAAGCTCGGGTACCAGACGGAGAACGTCACCGTCGACAGCGCGCTGGTCCTGCAGATCCGCAGGCCCGGCGATCCGGACTCGTGCGGCATGGCGGCGAGTGCGCCGGACAACGGCGTGATCGGGTGGTGGCTCAACTACCGGGCCGGCTCCAGCCACCCGGACCCGTGCGAGTCGGTCCGCAAACTCATGGCGCTGACGCTGAACCTGGCGCGGTGA
- a CDS encoding DUF3558 domain-containing protein, translated as MRIKWAAVAVAASALVLSGCGSGDGSEQPGPSRPAPKVVALGPFVGECGNVTDDEIRDAGGIGQATRVFRNAVGCNWQAGGFGGASITFASYRGSPIERERAWVTVNGRAPEQIEVAGKPGFAALDPGGSICDLAIQLGDDFFEWSTNLGPFGTGNPCDRSRALAELTLQRIR; from the coding sequence ATGCGGATCAAGTGGGCGGCGGTCGCGGTGGCAGCCTCGGCGCTCGTGCTCTCGGGCTGCGGCTCCGGCGACGGCTCCGAGCAGCCAGGTCCCTCCCGGCCCGCGCCGAAGGTCGTCGCGCTCGGGCCCTTCGTCGGCGAGTGCGGCAACGTCACCGATGACGAGATCCGCGATGCCGGCGGGATCGGCCAGGCCACCAGGGTTTTCCGGAACGCGGTCGGCTGCAACTGGCAGGCCGGCGGCTTCGGCGGGGCCAGCATCACCTTCGCCTCCTACCGGGGCAGCCCGATCGAGCGCGAGCGGGCCTGGGTGACGGTGAACGGCCGCGCGCCCGAGCAGATCGAGGTGGCGGGCAAGCCCGGCTTCGCCGCGCTCGACCCCGGCGGCTCGATCTGCGACCTGGCCATCCAGCTCGGCGACGACTTCTTCGAGTGGTCGACCAACCTCGGGCCGTTCGGCACCGGCAACCCCTGCGACCGCAGCCGGGCGCTGGCCGAGCTGACGCTCCAGCGGATCCGGTGA